TATACTCATCACGTTTTGTAACATATTCTTTAATTGTTGCTTCATCAGGATTAATCATTACTACACCTTCAATACCATCTAAAGCAATCATATCACCATCTTTAACTTCTTCTGTAATTGTTTTACATGCAACTACTGCTGGGATTTCTAAGCTTCTTGCCATAATAGCTGAATGTGAAGTTCTACCTCCAATATTTGTTGCAAATCCTCTAACTAAATTTTTATTTAATTGAGCTGTATCAGAAGGTGTTAAATCATCAGCGATAATTACAACTTCTTCATCAATTAATGCTGGGTTAGGCAATGGTTTTCCTAATAAATTAGCTAATAAACGACGAGATACATCCTTAATATCAGCAGCTCTTTCTCTAAAATATTCATCACCCATTGATTCAAACATTGAAATAAACATTGCTGCAACTTCATCTAATGCAGCAGCCGCATTACATTTTTCATTTCTAATCTTATCTTCAACTTGTGTTTTTAATTCTGGGTCAGATAGCACAAGAGCATGTGCATCAAAAACTGCTGCTTCTTCAGCAGAAAGATTTTGAGAAGCTGCTTCTTTAATTGATTCCAATTCTTTTGCAGTGCGCTCCATCGCATCTCCATAAGTTTTAATCTCGTTTTCTACATCTTCAACAGTCACTTTTTCAACTGTTAAATCTGGCATAACTAATTTGTATGCTTTTGCAATAGCGATACCATTAGATGCCGCAATACCTTTTATCATTGTCATTTTGACCTACCTCCATATAGGTTTATTTTACCTCATTTTAGCCATGAAATAAAGAGTTAGTTGAGATATTTGCTAAAAAATAAAATTTTCACAATTTGAAAATTAATCTTTTATTTCGTCTATCTTTAGTATATAATGAACATAGATATAGGAGGGACACAAATGAAAGTTATTATTGTAAAAGATTATGAAGAAGCAAGTCAAAAAGCTTGTGAAATTATGCTAGACGTTGTAAAAAACAACCCAAAAGCAAATTTAGGTTTAGCAACTGGTTCTACGCCAATTAGAATGTATGAATTGATGAGAGAAGATCATAAGAAAAACGGGACTTCTTATAAAGATATCAAATCATTCAACTTAGACGAATATTTTGGATTAGATCAATCTCATCCACAAAGTTACCATTACTTTATGTGCCATAACTTATTCGATGAATTAGATATTGATATGAATAATGTTCATGTACCTAAAGGAAAAGGTAATATTGATGAAGAATGTGATGCTTATAACAAATTATTAGAAGAAAATCCAATTGATATTCAATTATTAGGAATTGGTTCTAATGGTCATATTGGATTTAATGAACCTGGAACATCTTTTGATTCAGTTACTCATAAAGTTGATTTAAAACAATCTACAATTGAAGATAATGCTCGTTTATTCTTTAATGGAAAAATTGAAGATGTACCTACTCAAGCAGTAAGTATGGGAATTGCAAATATCATGCAAGCAAAAAAAGTCTTATTAATTGCATGTGGTGAAGGAAAAGCAAAAGCTATTTATGGAACTGTTGAGGGTCCTAAAACAACTGATATTCCAGCGAGTGCACTTCAAGATCATCCTGATTGTATTATTATTGCTGATGAAGCTGCTGCACAATTACTTACAAAAAAATAAAATCAATTTTAAAAGCTATAATACATATGATTATAGCTTTTTTAGTTTATTTCATTTTCAATAAGTTTCAAAAGAGTATTTGAAAATGAAATCATCAATATAATATATGAAAACTATGATCATGAGGTCATAGT
Above is a genomic segment from Candidatus Stoquefichus sp. SB1 containing:
- the nagB gene encoding glucosamine-6-phosphate deaminase yields the protein MKVIIVKDYEEASQKACEIMLDVVKNNPKANLGLATGSTPIRMYELMREDHKKNGTSYKDIKSFNLDEYFGLDQSHPQSYHYFMCHNLFDELDIDMNNVHVPKGKGNIDEECDAYNKLLEENPIDIQLLGIGSNGHIGFNEPGTSFDSVTHKVDLKQSTIEDNARLFFNGKIEDVPTQAVSMGIANIMQAKKVLLIACGEGKAKAIYGTVEGPKTTDIPASALQDHPDCIIIADEAAAQLLTKK